In Scheffersomyces stipitis CBS 6054 chromosome 8, complete sequence, one DNA window encodes the following:
- the RAD3 gene encoding DNA helicase component of transcription factor b (yeast homolog of human TFIIH~go_component nucleus~go_function ATP-dependent DNA helicase activity; hydrolase activity, acting on acid anhydrides, in phosphorus-containing anhydrides~go_process nucleotide-excision repair~go_component nucleus~go_function ATP-dependent DNA helicase activity; hydrolase activity, acting on acid anhydrides, in phosphorus-containing anhydrides~go_process nucleotide-excision repair) gives MKFFIDDLPVLFPYPRIYPEQYAYMCDIKKTLDVGGNCILEMPSGTGKTVSLLSLTVAYQMHYPEHRKIVYCSRTMSEIEKALIELHKLMEFRSTELGYVEEFRGLGLTSRKNLCVHPTISQERKGNVVDEKCRRITNGQLKERIAKGLVTPDQEVNHAEANTLCDMHENMNDMDQHNLIPAGVYSFDALIKYCKQEGTCPYFTVRRMIPFCNIIIYSYHYLLDPKIAERVSKELSKDSIIIFDEAHNIDNVCIESLSLDLTDDTLKRATRGANKLGDAVDEMKAHDSEKLQNEYEKLVEGLRQAEIARDEELFMSNPTLPQDLLDEAIPGNIRKAEHFISFLKRFIEYLKTRMKVLHVISETPISFLQHLKELTFIDRKPLRFCSERLSLLVRTLELSEIEDFHALKDIATFATLVSTYDTGFQLILEPFESEGSTVPNPILHFICLDASIAIKPVFERFSSVIITSGTISPLDMYPKMMNFQTVIQESYTMTLARRSFLPMIVTKGSDQVSISSRFEIRNDPSVVRNYGSLLIEFSKITPDGMVVFFPSYLYMESIISMWQTMGVLDEVWKYKLILVETPDAQETSLALETYRKACSNGRGAVLLSVARGKVSEGIDFDHHYGRTVLMIGIPFQYTESRILKARLEFMRDHFQIRENDFLSFDAMRHAAQCLGRVLRGKDDYGIMVLADRRFSKKKNQLPKWIAQALNDSDTNLSTDMALATARKFLRSLAQPANPKDQEGVSVWNIEQLQQFQQQQQMRMEALGVAKEKGNGDAAEEDFMDIDDDDLDLL, from the coding sequence ATGAAGTTCTTTATCGATGATCTTCCCGTGTTGTTCCCGTATCCCCGGATATACCCGGAACAGTATGCGTATATGTGtgatatcaagaagacTCTTGATGTAGGAGGAAATTGTATCCTTGAAATGCCTTCAGGAACTGGTAAGACTGTTTCGTTGTTGTCGCTAACAGTAGCCTATCAGATGCATTACCCGGAGCACCGTAAGATTGTATATTGTTCGCGTACAATGTCTGAAATCGAGAAAGCGCTAATTGAGTTGCACAAGTTGATGGAGTTCAGATCGACAGAGTTGGGGTATGTAGAAGAATTCCGTGGATTGGGACTTACCTCCAGAAAAAACTTATGTGTCCATCCCACAATATCCCAAGAAAGAAAGGGAAATGTAGTTGATGAAAAGTGTCGTAGAATCACGAACGGCCAGTTGAAAGAGAGAATCGCGAAAGGGCTTGTTACTCCAGATCAGGAGGTTAACCATGCTGAAGCCAACACCCTCTGTGATATGCACGAGAACATGAACGACATGGACCAGCACAATTTGATTCCCGCGGGCGTATACTCATTTGACGCGTTGATCAAGTATTGTAAGCAAGAAGGAACTTGTCCTTACTTCACAGTGAGAAGAATGATTCCCTTCTGTAATATCATTATTTACTCGTATCACTACTTGTTGGATCCCAAGATCGCAGAAAGAGTCTCTAAGGAGCTTTCTAAAGACAGtatcatcatctttgatgAAGCGCACAACATTGATAACGTCTGTATTGAGTCGTTGTCTCTAGACTTAACTGATGATACCTTGAAAAGAGCCACCAGAGgagccaacaagttgggAGACGCTGTGGACGAAATGAAAGCCCATGATAGTGAAAAGCTCCAGAACGAATACGAGAAGTTGGTAGAGGGCTTGCGGCAGGCAGAAATTGCGAGAGATGAAGAGCTTTTCATGAGCAACCCAACATTGCCGCAGGATTTGCTCGACGAAGCTATCCCCGGAAACATCCGCAAGGCTGAACATTTCATCTCGTTCTTGAAGCGGTTTATAGAATATTTGAAAACGAGAATGAAAGTGCTACACGTTATTAGTGAAACTCCCATTAGCTTCCTACAGCATTTGAAAGAATTAACGTTCATAGATAGGAAACCATTGAGATTCTGTTCTGAGCGGTTATCACTTTTGGTGAGAACGTTGGAATTgtctgaaattgaagatttccaTGCCTTGAAGGATATCGCTACATTTGCTACACTAGTTTCCACATACGATACTGGATTCCAGCTTATCTTGGAACCATTTGAATCAGAAGGGTCTACGGTGCCTAATCCAATATTGCATTTCATCTGTTTGGATGCATCTATTGCAATCAAACCTGTGTTTGAGCGTTTCTCCTCAGTGATCATCACCTCAGGAACCATTTCACCTTTGGACATGTATCCAAAGATGATGAACTTTCAGACTGTGATACAGGAATCTTATACCATGACATTGGCTAGGAGATCATTCTTGCCCATGATCGTCACAAAGGGCTCGGATCAAGTGTCCATCTCATCCAGATTTGAAATCCGTAACGATCCATCGGTGGTGAGAAATTATGGGTCACTTTTGATTGAATTCTCCAAGATAACACCAGACGGAATGGTGGTTTTCTTCCCCTCGTATCTATACATGGAGTCTATCATTTCTATGTGGCAGACTATGGGTGTTTTAGATGAGGTGTGGAAATACAAGCTTATACTCGTAGAAACTCCCGATGCCCAAGAGACATCGTTGGCCTTGGAAACTTATAGAAAGGCCTGTTCTAATGGTAGAGGTGCCGTCTTGCTTTCTGTTGCTCGTGGGAAGGTATCTGAAGGGATCGATTTTGATCACCATTACGGAAGAACTGTACTAATGATTGGTATTCCATTCCAGTATACAGAGTCCAGAATCTTGAAAGCACGTTTAGAATTCATGAGAGACCACTTTCAGATCAGAGAAAACGATTTCTTATCTTTCGATGCCATGAGACATGCCGCGCAATGTTTGGGAAGAGTCTTGAGAGGAAAAGATGACTACGGTATTATGGTTCTTGCAGATAGAAgattttccaagaagaagaaccaattGCCTAAATGGATAGCCCAAGCCTTGAATGACTCCGATACCAATTTGTCTACAGATATGGCGCTTGCCACTGCCAGGAAATTTTTGCGGAGTCTTGCTCAGCCAGCAAATCCTAAGGATCAAGAAGGTGTTTCTGTGTGGAACATCGAGCAATTGCAACAGttccagcaacagcagcagatgAGAATGGAGGCATTGGGAGTTGCgaaagaaaaaggaaacGGCGATGCTGCCGAAGAGGATTTCATGGATattgacgatgacgacCTTGACTTGTTATAG
- the ARP10 gene encoding Actin-like protein (Actin-related protein 2) (Actin-like protein (similar to ARP2) (Actin-related protein 2)), whose product MYQQSGPNEYSVVIVSLEERSVSVERAGVVSPITVRWTNSNRTNSSVLQFPSFLELSDASLNKEETEELLRNTLETKHSKLAEIYTSELFRWCDFNRRGGINEVEERLIHSLLVDVCIEQLGVSPRECKVVFIDDGFSEVFKFQMIDILLSKLKFRSVIVQASPVLAIIGSNRDSGIVVDIGWSNCRIVPVIDLRDLTVNGRYQYPRKWNGLTLHYTIVEKLIELDDRMVNEKLLSRNDLFDIIANFIEKYIYVRPIEAQPRILAESFEIVEGVFLPNKWRYEIIEEMFFGKELISQQISSLVKSAHIDNRKVLLKNIILKGVIAEIAGFKTRLIQELNKEVNGTACGKVTLGSWSGCSTYVSSVLSKQDKASWKHLEITREAFAGVSGPNGYRLTGLLGSRNGNIVNIDI is encoded by the coding sequence ATGTATCAGCAGTCTGGACCTAATGAGTATTCGGTAGTGATAGTATCTTTGGAAGAACGTTCTGTAAGCGTCGAACGAGCGGGAGTTGTTTCTCCAATCACAGTCCGTTGGACGAATAGCAACCGTACAAATTCATCGGTGTTGCAATTTCCTTCATTTTTGGAGTTGTCGGATGCCTCACTCAATAAAGAGGAGactgaagaacttcttaGAAATACCTTGGAAACGAAGCACAGTAAACTTGCAGAAATTTACACTTCGGAATTGTTCCGTTGGTGCGATTTCAATCGTAGAGGAGGTATCAATGAAGTCGAAGAAAGGCTAATCCATTCATTGCTTGTTGATGTTTGTATAGAACAATTGGGGGTTTCTCCTCGCGAATGCAAAGTTGTATTTATAGACGATGGATTTTCagaagttttcaaattccaAATGATCGATATTTTGCTTTCAAAGCTAAAGTTCAGATCGGTTATAGTACAGGCCCTGCCAGTTTTGGCGATTATAGGCTCAAATCGTGATAGTGGAATTGTGGTCGATATTGGATGGAgcaattgtagaattgtGCCAGTCATAGATCTTCGAGACCTCACTGTTAATGGACGGTACCAATACCCCCGAAAATGGAATGGTCTAACGCTTCATTATACTATTGTTGAGAAGCTAATAGAGCTTGATGACAGAATGGTAAATGAGAAATTGCTATCAAGAAACGATTTATTTGATATAATCGCGAATTTTATTGAGAAATACATCTATGTCAGACCCATTGAGGCCCAGCCTCGAATTTTGGCAGAATCATTTGAGATTGTGGAAGGTGTCTTTCTACCCAACAAGTGGAGATACGAGATCATAGAAGAGATGTTTTTTGGAAAGGAGTTGATTTCTCAGCAGATTTCTTCGCTTGTTAAGAGCGCGCATATTGACAACAGAAAAGTCTTGCTAAAGAATATTATACTTAAAGGGGTAATAGCGGAGATAGCAGGATTCAAGACCAGGTTGATTcaggaattgaacaaaGAAGTAAATGGTACTGCTTGCGGAAAAGTCACGCTTGGTTCGTGGAGTGGATGTTCCACATATGTCTCAAGTGTGTTGTCAAAACAAGACAAAGCTTCTTGGAAACATTTGGAGATCACCAGGGAAGCTTTTGCAGGTGTCTCTGGTCCAAATGGCTACAGGCTTACAGGCTTGTTAGGTAGCAGAAATGGTAATATAGTGAACATTGATATATAG
- a CDS encoding predicted protein codes for MSSDSIDIVPEVPTSTVEKSLPQIKSTDNLTHTEHDISEPISTHPSSLSKEEKVARILLLKDQISTLVTSIRNTKIVSEKYENDIQYLQEYIGSLMKNEDTK; via the coding sequence ATGAGCTCCGACAGTATAGATAtagttccagaagttcCAACTAGCACTGTTGAAAAGTCTCTTCCCCAAATAAAATCGACAGACAATTTAACTCATACTGAACACGATATTTCAGAGCCTATTTCAACACATCCCTCGAGCCTCctgaaagaagagaaagtagCTCGAATTCTACTCCTTAAGGACCAGATATCCACATTAGTAACATCCATTAGAAACACCAAGATTGTTTCCGAAAAGTATGAAAATGACATCCAGTATTTGCAGGAGTACATTGGAAgtttgatgaagaatgaAGATACGAAGTGA
- a CDS encoding predicted protein, translating into MSSRLVGFSIGSSSNIEQSKTASHRQSYDDENQSIELSSFGKRPSMFVSKPGSLLRQSLIQINPNSLENNASFDSSALLSTVKNATITSNNSSISLEQANYDIEIKKPPRFPLPEKANTQQEYGTSSTTDEVYYEASLVLQQEIVPPTSNNSIVVPKSLFQTHTAIDSLPTKYYPTLLSERIPPVVSVQIQPQMRRELSKDRTPLDYKKLSSSFSFADDHCFAAPLCERANALHEEQALLHILEFEMENLSPSGNMKKDFWKQFVTGFMSFFHFSTEDYYEMYPWAKYTIRDHSVPSIGKNHEVDLDDVYVFIYM; encoded by the coding sequence ATGTCTTCCCGCTTGGTTGGTTTCAGCATTGGTTCGAGTTCCAACATAGAACAGTCGAAGACGGCGTCTCACCGACAATCATATGACGACGAAAATCAGTCCATAGAGTTGCTGCTGTTCGGCAAACGACCACTGATGTTTGTTAGTAAACCTggttctcttcttcgtcaatCATTGATTCAGATCAATCCAAACTCACTCGAGAATAATGCTTCTTTCGATTCATCGGCTTTGTTATCAACAGTGAAGAATGCTACTAtcaccagcaacaactcGAGCATCTCATTGGAACAAGCAAACTACGATATCGAAATTAAGAAGCCGCCCAGGTTCCCCCTTCCGGAAAAGGCAAACACACAGCAGGAGTACggaacttcttctactacaGACGAAGTGTACTACGAGGCTTCGCTTGTTCTCCAGCAAGAAATTGTACCTCCGacttcaaacaattcaattgtGGTCCCCAaatctctttttcaaactcATACTGCCATAGACAGCTTACCTACCAAGTACTATCCCACTTTATTGCTGGAGAGAATCCCGCCAGTAGTATCTGTCCAAATCCAGCCTCAAatgagaagagaattgtCCAAAGACAGAACACCTTTGGATTATAAAAAACTCAGTCTGTCCTTCAGTTTTGCGGATGATCATTGCTTTGCTGCTCCACTATGCGAGAGAGCAAATGCATTGCATGAGGAGCAAGCGTTGTTACATATTCTTGAGTTCGAAATGGAGAACCTCAGCCCAAGTGGAAACATGAAGAAAGACTTCTGGAAACAATTTGTAACAGGATTTATGtctttttttcacttttcaaCCGAAGACTATTACGAAATGTATCCTTGGGCAAAATATACAATCCGAGACCACTCGGTGCCTTCAATTGGAAAGAATCATGAAGTGGACTTGGACGACGTCTATGTCTTCATTTACATGTGA